In Pseudorasbora parva isolate DD20220531a chromosome 20, ASM2467924v1, whole genome shotgun sequence, a single window of DNA contains:
- the LOC137048922 gene encoding leucine-rich repeat neuronal protein 3: MKDISIADYLLVGLAVTTIVLAAEEKVSCPKLCVCEIRPWFSPSSVYMEAPTVDCNDLGLFNLPMRLPSETQVVLLQTNNIAKIEYPLDYLPNITEIDLSQNNLSSISDINIGHLPQLLSLHMEENWICTLPDNSLSQLTNLQELYLNHNLISFISPEAFRGLQSLLRLHLNSNRLQSIRSEWFEPLPNLEILMIGENPVLSIQDMNFKPLRNLRSLVLTRMNLSQIPDDSLLGLDNLESISFYDNTFPKVPHGALKHLKSLKFLDLNKNPIGRIQRGDFVDMLHLKELGINSMPELVSIDSFALNNLPELTKIEATNNPKLSYIHPNAFYRLPRLETLMLNGNALSALHRITVESLPNLREVSMHSNPIRCDCVVRWMNMNKTNIRFMEPDSLFCVEPPEYEGQHVRQVHFREMMEICLPLISSESLPTQISIDSGRSVSLHCRAFAEPEPDIYWVTPSGRRVIPNAVFERFYMHPEGTLDIYDVTEKEAGLYTCVAHNLVGADLKSVSVEVNGYFPQPVNDSLNVNIQSVQTNSVLISWKASHGSLAPNIKWYTMPSVNHPTVAFTARVPSDVTVYNLTHLNPATQYKVCVDIHSIHHKQDTKCVNVLTKGLEQAVKTSERWDVALIAAFGLLFIVILVACFLIYVFMRNHCIYGELKQYPSKIALMSENSQQSPFTRLWISGKGMPAAVEVKATVINVLDNAF, encoded by the coding sequence GGACATATCAATTGCGGATTATTTGTTAGTGGGCCTTGCAGTGACTACCATTGTTCTTGCTGCAGAAGAGAAAGTCAGTTGTCCCAAACTTTGTGTATGTGAAATTAGACCCTGGTTTTCCCCTAGCTCTGTCTATATGGAGGCTCCCACTGTTGACTGTAATGACCTGGGACTTTTTAACCTGCCCATGAGATTGCCATCTGAAACACAAGTCGTTTTACTTCAGACCAACAACATTGCTAAGATTGAGTACCCTTTGGATTACCTGCCCAATATCACTGAGATTGATCTCTCACAAAACAACCTGTCATCAATAAGTGACATCAACATTGGCCACCTCCCTCAACTCTTATCCCTACACATGGAGGAAAACTGGATATGCACCCTACCAGACAACAGCCTTTCTCAACTGACCAACCTTCAGGAGCTCTACCTGAATCATAACCTCATCTCCTTTATTTCTCCAGAGGCTTTTCGTGGCCTTCAGAGCTTGCTGAGACTGCACCTTAACTCCAACCGGCTTCAGAGTATAAGAAGTGAATGGTTTGAACCTTTACCGAATTTGGAAATTCTAATGATTGGGGAAAACCCTGTCCTCTCTATTCAGGATATGAACTTCAAGCCTCTAAGAAACCTGCGCAGTCTGGTACTTACAAGAATGAACCTGTCACAGATACCAGATGATTCACTTCTGGGCCTTGACAATCTGGAAAGTATCTCATTCTATGATAATACGTTCCCTAAGGTACCCCATGGTGCTCTCAAGCATCTTAAGAGCCTGAAGTTTTTGGATCTTAATAAGAACCCCATTGGGCGAATTCAAAGGGGCGACTTTGTGGACATGCTCCATCTTAAGGAGCTGGGCATTAACAGCATGCCTGAGTTGGTGTCCATTGATAGTTTTGCCCTCAACAACCTACCGGAACTGACCAAAATCGAAGCCACCAACAACCCTAAACTATCATATATCCATCCAAATGCTTTCTATAGGCTGCCAAGGCTGGAAACTCTAATGCTAAATGGTAATGCTTTAAGTGCCCTGCACAGGATCACTGTAGAGTCCCTGCCAAACCTTCGGGAGGTTAGCATGCACTCTAACCCTATTCGCTGTGACTGTGTTGTACGGTGGATGAAcatgaacaaaacaaacatcCGTTTCATGGAGCCTGACTCCCTGTTCTGTGTGGAACCTCCAGAGTATGAAGGTCAGCATGTGCGGCAGGTTCACTTCAGAGAGATGATGGAGATCTGTCTGCCTCTCATCTCTTCAGAGAGCCTTCCCACACAAATCAGCATTGATAGTGGGAGATCTGTGTCCCTGCACTGCCGTGCCTTTGCTGAACCTGAGCCAGACATATACTGGGTGACTCCATCTGGGAGAAGGGTCATCCCAAATGCTGTTTTTGAGAGATTCTACATGCACCCTGAAGGCACCCTTGATATCTATGATGTAACTGAGAAGGAAGCTGGATTGTACACATGTGTGGCACACAATCTTGTTGGGGCAGACCTAAAATCTGTCTCAGTAGAGGTAAATGGATACTTCCCACAGCCCGTCAATGACTCACTGAATGTCAACATCCAATCTGTACAGACCAATTCTGTGTTGATATCCTGGAAGGCCTCACATGGTAGCCTGGCACCAAACATTAAGTGGTATACAATGCCCAGTGTAAACCATCCAACTGTGGCATTCACAGCTAGGGTACCATCTGACGTGACTGTATACAATCTTACACATCTCAACCCTGCTACACAGTACAAAGTGTGTGTGGACATTCACAGCATCCATCATAAACAAGACACCAAGTGTGTCAATGTCCTAACTAAAGGATTAGAACAAGCTGTAAAAACCTCTGAGAGGTGGGACGTGGCACTGATTGCTGCCTTTGGTCTGCTTTTCATTGTGATCTTAGTGGCTTGCTTTCTGATTTATGTCTTTATGAGGAACCACTGCATTTATGGAGAACTGAAGCAATACCCTTCTAAAATTGCTCTGATGTCTGAGAACAGCCAGCAGTCTCCTTTTACAAGGCTCTGGATATCTGGGAAAGGGATGCCAGCTGCTGTTGAGGTCAAAGCTACAGTCATAAATGTGTTGGACAATGCCTTTTAA